The genomic interval CTTGTGCAGCCTTTTTAATAAATCCCGGTATATTATGGCATAACGTATCCACCTGGATGATAAATTTCATTTTTATACCATCTCTTTTTCGCAACTGGATGAGTCGATCAAAAATGGCTTCCCACCTCTTATTGCGTGCGAAGTTGTCATCACTAATAAAAAAATTCGTAATGCCTTGAGCGACATTCACCCTTATAATATGTTCGACATCATCTGCGGTACGGCTGCGGGAATTACGTCCTTGAACGTTAATGATGGTGCAAAAGCTACACTGGAAGGGACACCCTCTCCCGGCATCAAAGCTAGCTCTTAATCCTATAGTCCTCTTAATAAGTGACGCTGGCAAATAAGGCACAGGCATGCCTTTAATATTTGGAAAATCTTGCATGTAATTATAGAGGGGTTTCATTCTTTTATGAAAGGTGTCTTGAAGAAGAGATTCAAGACGTCCTTCCAGCTCTCCGGCAAAAAGCGAGATCCCTAAATCCATAGCTTCCTGAAGGTCGGATGGAATCTTGGGTAACATGGCAAGACAGCCGCTGATATGAAAACCTCCGATGCAAACCGGAATATTTTTTGAGCGAAATTGGCGGGCAATATCAACAGCACGGGGAAACTGATTGGTCTGAACACCAACAAGAGCGATAAGACCATGATTTCCAGGTTTTTGAATGAGTTGGATGATGCGTTTAATTTTAATGCGAGTGTTGGTTTCGTCATAGGCATGCAATTCTATTTGTGTATCATGGCCTAAGATATTTCGCTTAGCACAATCTAAAGCTAGCCCATAGAGGACGGCAAGAGTATTGGACGGAATCGAAGAACGAACCCATTGAATTACGTAGCCATCATCGTCATAGTGAGATGGACTGATCATGATAAAGTGGAATGTTTTTTTTATTGTTTTTTTCATGAAAGCGGAATTTGAGAGATGTTTTATACTGCCTTCCTGATATAT from Candidatus Gorgyraea atricola carries:
- a CDS encoding radical SAM protein, which produces MKKTIKKTFHFIMISPSHYDDDGYVIQWVRSSIPSNTLAVLYGLALDCAKRNILGHDTQIELHAYDETNTRIKIKRIIQLIQKPGNHGLIALVGVQTNQFPRAVDIARQFRSKNIPVCIGGFHISGCLAMLPKIPSDLQEAMDLGISLFAGELEGRLESLLQDTFHKRMKPLYNYMQDFPNIKGMPVPYLPASLIKRTIGLRASFDAGRGCPFQCSFCTIINVQGRNSRSRTADDVEHIIRVNVAQGITNFFISDDNFARNKRWEAIFDRLIQLRKRDGIKMKFIIQVDTLCHNIPGFIKKAAQAGVTRVFIGIESINPEALKGIQKRQNQVHEYRIMLQAWHNAGVLTYGGYILGFPTDMPESVLKDIKTIQKELPIDLLEFFILTPLPGSHDHKALYEKGMELDVDMNNYDTVHVTTPHIKMSKQEWQDIYNQAWENYYTPEHVENVIRRAKGWGFSTHEMMLKLLSFYGCAKVEKIHPLEGGFFRRKYRKDRRYKMPLENPFVFYPRYLWDTFNKYSKFFHLFLQYKRILHRVEKEPAIVRETEPNSIQIQRKLTN